One part of the Rutidosis leptorrhynchoides isolate AG116_Rl617_1_P2 chromosome 1, CSIRO_AGI_Rlap_v1, whole genome shotgun sequence genome encodes these proteins:
- the LOC139893452 gene encoding uncharacterized protein yields MGGRRWYQKDDEGYTFQVRNGNRKPIDNPYRVNPSKELITFYITNLPDSLDRNGLWNVCKDYGMIVSSYVAFKKSKFGSRFGFVRFANVKDPIALAKSLSSIQVQKMNLFARVARFQRGQENFRDSKPKPSVQGQASKSYAKESTQNSDHGSYANVTANVYHSKPTREPAVPRKKAVLLEHDLVQLSNPMDTVMVKLKDIQSLPTFGMVLKEEGFHDVSIHYIGGLWIWCEFDSVDACAAFKINTNLRVFYAFARPVVNNFVMDERLTWIEISGMPLCAWKSSAFKKVASLIGRFIFFDKESCDVMSLGRLCIAARQKNWINEWVTVEVNGVCYDVHVHEVGSWTYKLEGDKNNDKEDDESETPSDTY; encoded by the coding sequence ATGGGGGGAAGACGCTGGTATCagaaggatgatgaaggatatacgTTTCAGGTACGTAATGGGAATCGTAAACCTATTGATAACCCTTATCGTGTGAATCCATCCAAAGAATTGATCACGTTTTATATAACTAACCTGCCTGATTCTTTGGACCGTAATGGATTATGGAACGTGTGTAAGGACTATGGGATGATTGTTTCATCTTATGTTGCTTTCAAAAAGTCGAAGTTTGGATCTAGGTTTGGGTTTGTTCGTTTTGCTAATGTCAAAGACCCGATTGCATTAGCTAAATCCCTATCTTCTATCCAAGTACAGAAGATGAATTTGTTTGCAAGGGTGGCTAGATTCCAACGTGGACAAGAAAACTTCAGGGATTCGAAACCTAAACCTTCTGTTCAGGGACAGGCGAGCAAGTCTTATGCAAAGGAGTCGACACAGAATAGTGATCATGGTTCTTATGCGAATGTAACAGCGAATGTTTATCACTCTAAGCCAACAAGGGAGCCTGCTGTACCTAGGAAGAAAGCCGTGTTACTTGAACATGATCTTGTACAGCTATCGAATCCTATGGATACTGTTATGGTAAAGTTGAAAGATATTCAATCTTTACCTACTTTTGGGATGGTTTTAAAGGAGGAAGGTTTCCATGATGTCTCAATTCATTATATTGGGGGTTTATGGATTTGGTGTGAGTTCGATTCTGTGGATGCTTGTGCAGCTTTCAAAATTAATACGAACCTTAGAGTATTTTATGCTTTTGCAAGGCCTGTTGTTAATAATTTTGTTATGGATGAAAGATTAACGTGGATTGAGATTTCGGGCATGCCACTTTGTGCTTGGAAATCTAGTGcgtttaagaaagttgcttctttaATTGGGAGATTTATCTTTTTCGATAAGGAGAGTTGTGATGTTATGAGTCTTGGCAGGCTGTGTATTGCTGCTAGGCAGAAAAATTGGATTAATGAATGGGTGACTGTTGAAGTAAACGGGGTCTGCTACGATGTACATGTGCATGAGGTCGGCTCTTGGACTTACAAATTAGAAGGAGATAAGAATaatgataaagaagatgatgaatctGAAACGCCTTCGGATACTTACTAA